From Aliamphritea hakodatensis:
GGTATTCGCTACCTTAACTTTCCTGTGCGTGATGACATTCCGGATTCGGATGCCGCTGCGCTGGCGTTTGTGGATACCTTACTGGCTATGTCCGGTACTCATTCGCGGATTCTGTTTCATTGCCGTGGAGGTGTTGGCCGTTCATCAATGATGCTAACGCTGCTGCTCTCCCGGCTTAATATCTCTGCGGATGTGGCGTTTGCCCGAATCACGGAGTGTCGTGGTGAACAGGTACCGGAAAGTGTCGTACAACGTGACTGGGTTTATAAGCTGATTGCTTTGCATATGGCTGGCTGATCTGCACAGCTGAATACCTGTGACTATGCTGTAACTACCGAACGATAGGAATGGGTATATGTCATGTTGGTAAAAAATGTAACTTATATTCTGTTGGGCTGCTTTGTGATGGCTGTTGCAGGCTGCAGTGCAACGGGTACAACGTCGGCAGATAAACGGGCCAGTATTGAGCGAATGCATGACCGGGTTCTGCAGGATATTTATGCTGTCAGTCCGCAGGCCCGCTCTCACGTGGCTTCTTCACCCGGGTATGCAGTATTCAGTAATGCCCAGATAAATCTGTTCTTCCTTGCCGGTGGAGGAGGGCATGGTGTTGCTAAATCCGGTGGCCGGCGGGTGTATATGAAAATGGGAGAAGTGGGCTTTGGTCTGGGGCTGGGGGTTAAGGACTTCCGGGCTCTTTTTGTTTTCCATTCCGCCAGTGCTTATCGTGACTTTGTTGATAAAGGTCTGATATTCAGTGGTGAAGCAGACGCTGCTGCTAAAGCCGCAGATAGCGGTGGCCAGATAGGTGGTGGTATTCCTGTGGGTAACATGACCCTTTACCAGATTACTGAATCAGGTCTGGCGTTGCAGGCAACGCTTAAAGGCACCAAGTTCTGGCGGGATTCAGAGCTGAACTGAGCAGCAGGCTGCCCCGGACATCTGCCAGTACGGCAGATGTCACAGTGGGTCTCTCAGGGGCGTTCAGCGGTTGAGAAACAGATCCGTCAGGCTGAGGATATCAATAACAGTTCCCTCGCCTCGGGCAACCCGGATGATCTGATCTTTGATTCTGATCAGTTCATAACGGGCCCGGTCATAATCCGGCAGGCGGCGGCGCAGGCTGTCCGGGATAGGTTCACTCAGTGCCCGCAGCTCATAATCCAGTACATCACCCTGCTGTAATTTACGTTGCCAGCCCGGCGGCAGGCTGCCACCGCGGGCGAGCTTCTTTTGCAGCCCTTTTGGCAGGCTTTTATAGGTGCGGGCATCGTAGCCGTAATGATCGCCGTAATAGTCACGGATAATGTCTGCTTCATGGCGGGTGAAACCGTATATTCTGGCGGAATCGGAATCATGTTTGGCAGAAGCCTTATGGTGCTTGTTCGCTTTCTGCTGATGTTTGGCTTTATCCTGACCAACGCCTTCCGGTTTTGCGGCCTGGCTGGCCGGTACCAGTAACAATGCAGATATGAGTAAACCGGAGATCAGAGTTAAATGTTTCAGCATGGTGTTCACCAGGTTCTTCGTGGGTTACTACATATATATACCCGCTGCCGGGTGACTGCCAGCTGAAGCACGTTTATGTTGTGTTTCGGCGGTGATTATCTGATGATTGAGCTACTTCAGACTATGCAGTCAGACAGACACCGGGAAAGCTAAAGCGTTTAGTATATTTCAAGATATTTCGCAGAACTTTCTCCTTAGTGTTTACATAAAATCTGTCAGCTTTAATCTTGGATGATCCTGGTAATTTCGTGTGTTTTTTCCAAAAGAAGGCTCTTATGCAAACAGAATATTTATTATCGCCTCTTATAGATGTCGCCAGAGAAGCCGGTGCCGCGATTATGCAGGTTTATGAACAAATGCTTGCTGATAAAAGGTTTCAGGCCAGCCTTAAGGATGATGGCTCGCCGGTTACAATGGCGGATCAGGCCGCGGAAGATCTGATTTTACCTGTACTGGCCCGGGTCGCCCCGGAGATCACCGTAATATCGGAAGAAAACGCCAGCAGCCACAGCATCAGCGCGCCACCGTGTTTCTTTCTGGTGGACCCACTGGACGGCACCAAGGAATTCCTGAAAGGGGACGGTAAAGGTTCGTTCACGGTGAATATCGCCCTGATCGACAACGGTGTGCCGGTGTTGGGTGTGGTGTATGCTCCGGCGCTGGACCGGCTGTTTTATGGCAATGAGAACGGTGCATTTGAGGTCAGTTCAGCAGGTACACGGCGATTACAGGTGCGGGAAATTCCACCTGACGGAGCAGTGGCGGTGGCCAGTGTCTCCCACCGGGATCAGCAAACCGATGAATGGTTAGAACAACAGCGGATTGAACACACAGTAGCGATTGGATCGTCACTGAAGTTTTGCCTGCTGGCCGCCGGCGAAGCAGACGTTTATCCCCGCTTCGGGCCAACCATGGAATGGGACACCGGCGCCGGTGATGTGGTGTTGCGGGCTGCAGGAGGCTATGTGGATCTGCCGGAAGGCGGGCCGTTTCTTTACGGGAAGGATGAGTATCGTAACGGGGCATTTATTGCCGGTGGGCGTTATCGGGTGAAGTGATTGTTGGGTTGATTCATTTGGGATACTGACAATTCAGTGTTTTTATGTATTCGAGTGCTGAAATATCAGCAATTTGAATAATAAAGACAATGTAAAAACCTGTCAGCGCTTGCTCTTATTCCAAAACCCATAAATTAAACAGACATAAAAAAGCAGCCACCAAGGGCTGCTTTTTTTATGCGGGATAATGGAATCAAACATTATCCGGATGATCCGTCAGATCCCACTCATAGCCAATGGCATTGGGTTCTTCCAGACAAATCACCATATATAGCAACGCCTCTTCATCACTGCGGTTGATAATGCAGTGGTTCTGATCCGCCTGATAATACGCCGTATCACCTTCTTCCATATCCCGGTTATCGCTGCCGGAAATCACCGTTACCTTGCCCTTGTGGGCGGTGAGGATTTCCCGGGTGCCGCGGAAGTGGGGCTTGGAGTTCAGGGTGGCGGCAGGTGCCAGCCGCAGGCGGTAGAATTCGGTGGTGGAGTTCGGCGGCGTTAGCATTTGCACGAAACCGTTCTCATCGTCGCGCATCACGTTATCGTCGGCGTCGTGGGCGACCACTTCAATACTTGGCTGGGTCCAGGGTTCTTCCACCAGTTCGGCAATGGAGATATTCAGCGCCTGGGCGACCCGGCAGGTCACCGCCAGTGTCGGGTTGGCTTTGCCCCGTTCGATCTGGCTCAGCATTGAACGGCTGACACCTGACTGTTCAGCCAGCTGTTCCAGCGTCCACTGATTATCTTTGCGGTATTGTTTTAGCCTGTCTGCGAGGCTTTTCAGGTTTATTTCCGACATCTTTCTTTTGCGCTGATTTACGAAGGAGCCCAATGCTACGCGTATTTGCGGATTTTTTCCATATGTCGTTTTTAGGATAATAGAAAAAAATCTTGCATATTGTACTTTCTTGAGTAAGTATGCAGGAAAATTTTCCAATATATGAGAAGTGGCAATGAAAGCACTGGTTAAATCGAAGGCAGAAGTCGGTCTTTGGATGGAGCAGGTACCGATGCCTAAAATCGGTATCAATGATGTTCTGGTCAAAGTACAGCGTACGGCGATTTGTGGTACCGACCTGCATATCTATAACTGGGATGAGTGGGCGCAGAAAACCATTCCGGTTCCGATGACAATCGGCCATGAATTCGTGGGCGAGATTGTCGATGTGGGTTCCAACGTAGTGGATTTTTATCCTGGCCAGATTGTTTCCGGTGAAGGGCACGTAGTGTGCGGCCGCTGCCGTAACTGTATGTCCGGTAAGCGTCACTTCTGTAATCACACCTCCGGTATCGGGGTAAATCGCACCGGTGCCTTTGCTGAATATATTGCGGTGCCAATGGCGAACGTCTGGGTACACCGCCCGGATATCGATAAAGACATTGCGGCCATCTTCGATCCGTTCGGTAACGCCACGCATACAGCATTGCAGTGGCCGCTACTGGGTGAGGACGTGCTTATTACTGGTGCTGGTCCCATCGGTTGTATGGCGGCGGCGGTCTGTAAACATGCCGGTGCCCGTAA
This genomic window contains:
- a CDS encoding lipid-binding SYLF domain-containing protein; its protein translation is MLVKNVTYILLGCFVMAVAGCSATGTTSADKRASIERMHDRVLQDIYAVSPQARSHVASSPGYAVFSNAQINLFFLAGGGGHGVAKSGGRRVYMKMGEVGFGLGLGVKDFRALFVFHSASAYRDFVDKGLIFSGEADAAAKAADSGGQIGGGIPVGNMTLYQITESGLALQATLKGTKFWRDSELN
- the tdh gene encoding L-threonine 3-dehydrogenase → MKALVKSKAEVGLWMEQVPMPKIGINDVLVKVQRTAICGTDLHIYNWDEWAQKTIPVPMTIGHEFVGEIVDVGSNVVDFYPGQIVSGEGHVVCGRCRNCMSGKRHFCNHTSGIGVNRTGAFAEYIAVPMANVWVHRPDIDKDIAAIFDPFGNATHTALQWPLLGEDVLITGAGPIGCMAAAVCKHAGARNIVVTDHNPFRLDLARKLGATRLVNIMDEKLDDIQKELGMVEGFDVGLEMSGSPAALNDMIANMNHGGKISVLGIPNQDTHIDWNRVIFSMLTIKGIYGREMYDTWYKMSMMVETGLDLSPVITHRMHYTEFQQGFDAMLSGQAGKVILNWED
- a CDS encoding helix-turn-helix domain-containing protein, which codes for MSEINLKSLADRLKQYRKDNQWTLEQLAEQSGVSRSMLSQIERGKANPTLAVTCRVAQALNISIAELVEEPWTQPSIEVVAHDADDNVMRDDENGFVQMLTPPNSTTEFYRLRLAPAATLNSKPHFRGTREILTAHKGKVTVISGSDNRDMEEGDTAYYQADQNHCIINRSDEEALLYMVICLEEPNAIGYEWDLTDHPDNV
- a CDS encoding protein-tyrosine phosphatase family protein; the protein is MSTRIYPITGVCDDRFFIMPHPQGEDLPAEIQQWQALNINLVVSMLTSEEQDELGLSTEADSVEAAGIRYLNFPVRDDIPDSDAAALAFVDTLLAMSGTHSRILFHCRGGVGRSSMMLTLLLSRLNISADVAFARITECRGEQVPESVVQRDWVYKLIALHMAG
- the cysQ gene encoding 3'(2'),5'-bisphosphate nucleotidase CysQ, encoding MQTEYLLSPLIDVAREAGAAIMQVYEQMLADKRFQASLKDDGSPVTMADQAAEDLILPVLARVAPEITVISEENASSHSISAPPCFFLVDPLDGTKEFLKGDGKGSFTVNIALIDNGVPVLGVVYAPALDRLFYGNENGAFEVSSAGTRRLQVREIPPDGAVAVASVSHRDQQTDEWLEQQRIEHTVAIGSSLKFCLLAAGEADVYPRFGPTMEWDTGAGDVVLRAAGGYVDLPEGGPFLYGKDEYRNGAFIAGGRYRVK